One Polaribacter sp. SA4-12 genomic window carries:
- a CDS encoding MIP/aquaporin family protein yields MSILVAEILGTMLLILLGNGVVANVVLKDTKAGGAGWIEITTAWALAVFVGVIVAGPYSGAHLNPAVTIALAVAGKVSWALVPEYIAGEMIGAMIGAFLVWVFYKDHFKATDDEAGKLACFSTGPAIKNTFSNLMSEIIGTFVLVFVIFYITGPSMDLGIEGSPEALVGLGSVGALPVAFLVWVIGLSLGGTTGYAINPARDLGPRIMHAILPVKGSSDWGYAWIPVVGPLVGCVIAALLYTYLM; encoded by the coding sequence ATGTCAATTTTAGTAGCAGAAATATTAGGAACCATGTTATTGATTTTATTAGGTAATGGGGTGGTAGCTAATGTGGTTTTAAAAGACACAAAGGCTGGTGGTGCCGGATGGATAGAAATTACTACAGCATGGGCATTAGCCGTATTTGTAGGTGTTATAGTAGCAGGGCCTTATAGTGGCGCACATTTAAATCCAGCGGTAACTATCGCTTTAGCCGTTGCAGGTAAAGTTTCTTGGGCTTTAGTTCCAGAATATATTGCAGGGGAAATGATAGGAGCAATGATAGGTGCATTTTTAGTGTGGGTATTTTATAAAGATCACTTTAAAGCAACTGATGATGAAGCGGGTAAATTAGCTTGTTTTAGTACAGGACCAGCAATTAAAAACACCTTTTCAAACTTAATGAGTGAGATTATAGGAACCTTCGTTTTGGTCTTTGTTATATTCTATATAACGGGTCCTAGTATGGATTTAGGAATTGAAGGAAGTCCTGAAGCTCTTGTAGGTTTAGGTTCTGTTGGAGCATTACCTGTAGCTTTCCTTGTTTGGGTAATTGGTTTGTCTTTGGGTGGTACCACAGGTTATGCTATTAATCCAGCGAGAGATTTAGGTCCGAGAATTATGCACGCTATTTTACCTGTAAAAGGGTCAAGTGATTGGGGTTATGCATGGATTCCTGTAGTAGGTCCTTTAGTTGGTTGTGTAATTGCAGCTTTGTTATATACTTATTTAATGTAA
- the glpK gene encoding glycerol kinase GlpK, whose amino-acid sequence MKNKLILAFDQGTTSSRAILFNHNGEIVRVSQKPFEQIFPKPGWVEHCPNEIWSSQISVAAEVVAQQGITGDEIAAIGITNQRETVIVWDRETSEPIYNAIVWQDRRTAKYCDELKEDGHIDMIKKKTGLVIDAYFSATKLKWILDNVEGAREKAEAGKLCFGTVDTWIIWKLTRGKMFITDVSNASRTMLFNIHTMAWDEELMALFNIPKAILPEVKESSEVYGTTATTLFSSKIPIAGIAGDQQAALFGQMCTKPGMVKNTYGTGCFLLMNTGEEAVYSENNLLTTVAWKINGKTTYALEGSVFVGGAAVQWLRDGAKMVKTAPGISYLAETVEDNGGVYFVPALTGLGAPYWDQYARGAMLGITRGTTDAHIARATLEGIAFQVYDIVKAMEADAGKKSIELRVDGGAAASNLLMQIQSDLFGFKIIRPKTLETTAMGAAYLAGLAVGYWDSIDDIQSQWVVDKEFYPEAPKEKVDNMLHYWHKAVKCAQNWIEE is encoded by the coding sequence ATGAAAAATAAACTAATTTTAGCCTTTGATCAAGGAACAACATCTTCTCGCGCAATTTTATTTAATCACAACGGAGAGATTGTAAGAGTTTCTCAAAAACCTTTCGAACAAATTTTCCCCAAACCAGGTTGGGTAGAGCATTGCCCTAATGAAATCTGGTCTTCACAAATTTCGGTAGCTGCCGAAGTAGTTGCTCAACAAGGTATTACTGGCGATGAAATTGCGGCTATTGGTATAACCAACCAAAGAGAAACCGTTATTGTTTGGGATCGTGAAACTAGCGAACCTATTTATAATGCAATTGTATGGCAAGATAGAAGAACAGCCAAATATTGTGATGAATTAAAAGAAGATGGTCATATAGATATGATCAAAAAGAAAACAGGATTGGTTATTGATGCTTATTTTTCTGCAACTAAACTAAAATGGATTTTAGACAATGTAGAAGGTGCAAGAGAGAAAGCTGAAGCAGGAAAACTATGTTTTGGTACAGTAGATACATGGATTATCTGGAAACTTACTCGAGGAAAAATGTTTATTACTGATGTTTCTAATGCAAGTAGAACTATGTTGTTCAATATTCACACCATGGCTTGGGATGAAGAGTTAATGGCATTATTCAATATCCCTAAAGCCATATTACCAGAAGTTAAAGAAAGTAGTGAAGTTTACGGTACTACAGCAACCACTTTATTTTCTTCTAAAATTCCAATTGCAGGTATTGCAGGAGATCAACAAGCAGCATTATTCGGACAAATGTGTACAAAACCTGGAATGGTTAAAAACACTTATGGTACAGGATGTTTCCTTTTAATGAATACCGGAGAAGAAGCGGTGTATTCAGAAAATAATTTATTAACAACTGTTGCATGGAAAATTAATGGAAAAACTACTTATGCGCTAGAAGGAAGTGTGTTTGTTGGTGGAGCAGCTGTACAATGGTTACGTGATGGAGCAAAGATGGTAAAAACAGCGCCAGGTATCAGTTATTTAGCTGAAACAGTTGAAGATAATGGTGGTGTTTACTTTGTACCTGCCTTAACAGGTTTAGGAGCTCCGTATTGGGATCAATATGCGCGTGGTGCAATGTTAGGTATTACAAGAGGTACTACGGATGCACATATTGCTCGTGCCACTTTAGAAGGAATTGCTTTTCAAGTATATGACATTGTAAAAGCAATGGAAGCAGATGCAGGTAAAAAAAGTATAGAATTAAGAGTTGATGGTGGTGCTGCTGCTAGTAATTTATTAATGCAAATTCAATCTGATTTATTCGGATTTAAAATTATAAGACCTAAAACACTAGAAACTACAGCAATGGGTGCTGCTTACTTAGCAGGTTTAGCTGTTGGTTATTGGGATAGTATAGATGATATTCAATCTCAATGGGTTGTTGATAAAGAATTCTATCCAGAAGCTCCAAAAGAAAAAGTGGACAACATGTTACATTACTGGCATAAAGCAGTGAAGTGTGCACAAAATTGGATTGAAGAATAA
- a CDS encoding glycerol-3-phosphate dehydrogenase/oxidase translates to MNRKVMMDKLRSDSKTYDFIIIGGGATGIGIALEASARGYSVVLLEKSDFTKSTSSKATKLLHGGVRYLAQGNIGLVREAVVERGLMLKNAPHITKSQSFIIPTHGLYDEILYTVGLTFYDLLAGKLSLGRSRRISKAKTLERISLINPDKISAGVVYYDGQFDDSRMAINVLQSSVEMGAIALNYCSVDGLIKDSNGNLSGVKVFDEEGDTSFEIKGKQVVNATGVFADDVLQMDSPGAEKTIAPSQGVHLILDKSFLPGDDAITIPKTDDGRVLFLVPWHNKVIVGTTDTPLKQESLEPVALEEEIGFILSTASRYLTKAPKRSDVLSAFAGLRPLAATKGKGNKTKEISRSHKIFTSKSGLLTMVGGKWTTFRKMGEDLVDKAEKNHNWSHVSTKTKHLKIHGYKENVNYDNPLHFYGSDEEPLLELSKQNGWDKSISDSMGVIQAQVVWAVRNEMALNVEDFLARRVRCQLLDAKESVKMAPEVAKIMAKELEKDEAWQTEQVANYLEVTSNYIL, encoded by the coding sequence ATGAACAGAAAGGTAATGATGGATAAGTTAAGAAGTGACTCTAAGACTTACGATTTCATAATTATAGGAGGTGGTGCAACAGGTATAGGTATAGCACTTGAAGCATCAGCAAGAGGGTACTCAGTTGTTTTGCTTGAAAAATCAGATTTCACAAAATCAACATCAAGTAAAGCTACAAAGTTACTACATGGTGGTGTAAGATATTTAGCACAAGGTAATATAGGTTTAGTAAGAGAAGCTGTTGTAGAAAGAGGGTTAATGTTAAAGAATGCTCCTCACATTACTAAAAGCCAGTCATTTATTATTCCTACACATGGTTTATATGATGAGATTTTATATACCGTTGGTTTAACTTTTTATGATTTATTAGCAGGAAAACTAAGCTTGGGAAGATCTAGACGTATTTCTAAAGCAAAAACTTTAGAGCGAATTTCGCTTATCAATCCAGATAAAATTTCAGCAGGTGTTGTTTATTATGACGGTCAATTTGATGATTCACGTATGGCAATAAACGTATTACAGAGTTCTGTGGAAATGGGGGCAATAGCCCTTAATTATTGTTCTGTAGACGGTTTGATAAAAGATAGTAATGGCAACCTTTCAGGTGTTAAGGTATTTGATGAAGAAGGAGATACATCTTTTGAAATAAAAGGAAAGCAAGTTGTGAATGCAACTGGAGTATTTGCTGATGACGTGTTGCAAATGGATTCTCCAGGAGCGGAAAAAACTATTGCGCCTAGTCAAGGTGTACATTTAATATTAGATAAGTCTTTCTTACCTGGTGATGATGCAATTACAATTCCTAAAACGGATGACGGTCGTGTTTTATTCTTAGTTCCATGGCACAATAAAGTAATTGTAGGTACAACAGATACACCTCTTAAGCAAGAATCATTAGAGCCTGTAGCTCTTGAGGAAGAGATTGGGTTTATTTTAAGTACTGCTAGTAGATACTTAACAAAGGCACCAAAAAGAAGTGACGTATTAAGTGCTTTTGCGGGCTTACGTCCTTTAGCAGCAACCAAAGGAAAAGGAAATAAAACGAAAGAAATTTCTCGAAGTCATAAAATCTTTACTTCAAAATCTGGACTATTAACTATGGTAGGTGGTAAATGGACCACTTTTAGAAAAATGGGTGAAGATTTAGTTGATAAAGCAGAGAAAAACCATAATTGGTCACATGTTTCCACAAAAACGAAACATTTAAAAATACATGGTTACAAAGAAAATGTAAACTATGATAATCCTTTGCACTTCTATGGAAGTGATGAAGAACCTTTATTAGAGTTATCTAAACAAAACGGATGGGATAAATCCATAAGTGATTCTATGGGAGTAATACAAGCGCAAGTAGTTTGGGCGGTAAGAAATGAAATGGCTTTAAACGTAGAAGATTTTCTTGCGCGTAGAGTTCGTTGTCAATTATTAGATGCAAAAGAGAGTGTTAAAATGGCTCCAGAAGTAGCAAAAATAATGGCAAAGGAACTTGAAAAAGATGAAGCATGGCAAACAGAACAAGTAGCAAACTATCTAGAAGTAACGTCTAATTATATTTTATAA
- a CDS encoding DeoR/GlpR family DNA-binding transcription regulator produces MTLNIVDRHKLILNKLEENGFVNVNDLGKEFNVSLVTIRKDLKLLEERKLLFRSHGKAISVNPYIKEHHVNYKEKLHPKEKNKIAIAAIETLMPHDSIIIASGTSVIEFARHIKPIEGLTVLTASLNTSIILAEHKDIDVIQLGGIVRSSSSSVVGPIGEKMLAEFTFTKLFLGVDGIDLEYGLTTTSSLEASLNKEMIKAAQKIIVLTDSSKFNRKGFGRICGLDEVDQIITDSDIDTKTKNRLVELGIELTIV; encoded by the coding sequence ATGACACTAAATATTGTTGATCGTCACAAACTTATTTTAAACAAACTTGAAGAAAATGGTTTTGTAAATGTTAATGATCTGGGTAAAGAGTTTAATGTTTCATTGGTTACTATTCGAAAGGATTTAAAACTGCTTGAGGAAAGAAAATTATTGTTTAGATCACATGGGAAAGCTATTAGTGTAAATCCATACATCAAAGAACATCATGTAAATTATAAAGAAAAACTACATCCGAAGGAAAAAAACAAAATTGCGATTGCAGCTATCGAAACTTTAATGCCTCATGATAGTATTATAATTGCTTCTGGAACCTCTGTTATTGAATTTGCAAGACATATAAAACCTATAGAAGGACTGACTGTATTGACAGCTTCCTTAAACACTTCGATTATTCTAGCTGAACACAAAGATATTGACGTAATACAATTAGGAGGAATAGTTAGATCTAGCTCCTCTTCTGTAGTAGGTCCTATTGGAGAAAAAATGTTAGCAGAATTTACATTTACAAAATTGTTTTTAGGGGTAGATGGTATCGATTTAGAATACGGACTCACAACTACGAGTTCACTTGAAGCTTCTTTAAATAAAGAAATGATTAAAGCAGCACAAAAAATAATTGTCTTAACAGATTCCTCAAAATTTAATAGAAAGGGATTTGGAAGAATTTGTGGACTTGATGAAGTTGATCAAATTATTACCGATTCTGACATTGATACTAAAACAAAAAATAGACTGGTAGAATTAGGCATTGAACTTACTATAGTCTAA
- the katG gene encoding catalase/peroxidase HPI — translation MENDTNSNTANNQNKCPHHQEQDGGVVPEKTTSSGKCPVMHGANTATNSSVMDWWPNALNLDILHQHDTKTNPLGPNFNYHEELKKLDIDALKKDMHALMTDSQEWWPADWGHYGGLLIRMSWHSAGSYRTSDGRGGGGSGNQRFAPLNSWPDNVSLDKARRLLWPIKKKYGNKVSWADLIVLAGTIAYENMGLKTFGFGFGREDIWHPEKDTYWGAEKEWLAPSDERYADVEDPTTMENPLAAVQMGLIYVNPEGVNGKPDPLKTAAQVRETFARMAMNDEETVALTAGGHTVGKAHGNGDASVLGPDPENANVEEQGFGWHNPNKSGKGRYTVTSGLEGAWTTHPTKWDNGFFDMLFKHEWESVKSPAGAWQWEPVQIKEEDRPVDVEDASIHQNPMMTDADMAMKMDPIYKEISLKFMKDQDYFSDTFARAWFKLTHRDLGPKANYFGVDVPKEDLIWQDPIPTGNTDYHIIDVKDKIAASGLSVSEMVTTAWDSARTYRGSDKRGGANGARIRLAPQKDWEGNEPKRLAKVISILEPIASEFEISVADTIVLAGNVGIEQAAKDAGFDITVPFSAGRGDATDEMTDAESFEPLEPLADGYRNWSKKDYVVSPEELMLDRTQLMGLTAPEMTVLVGGMRMLDTNYNNTKHGILTDNVGHLTNDFFVNLTDMKYTWKPVADNLYEICDRKTGKVIWTATRMDLVFGSNSILRSYAEVYAQDDNKEKFVIDFIKAWSKVMNADRFDLK, via the coding sequence ATGGAAAACGATACAAATTCTAACACAGCAAACAATCAAAATAAGTGTCCACATCATCAAGAACAAGATGGTGGTGTTGTACCAGAAAAAACAACATCTTCAGGTAAATGTCCAGTAATGCATGGTGCAAATACAGCAACTAATTCATCTGTTATGGATTGGTGGCCAAACGCACTTAATTTAGATATTTTACATCAACATGATACAAAAACAAACCCTTTAGGACCAAATTTCAACTATCATGAAGAACTTAAGAAATTAGATATTGATGCTCTTAAAAAAGACATGCATGCATTAATGACAGATAGTCAAGAATGGTGGCCTGCAGATTGGGGACATTATGGCGGTTTGTTAATACGTATGTCTTGGCATTCTGCTGGGTCTTACCGTACTTCAGATGGTCGTGGTGGTGGTGGTTCTGGAAATCAACGTTTTGCACCGTTAAATTCTTGGCCAGATAATGTTAGTTTAGATAAGGCTAGAAGATTATTGTGGCCTATCAAGAAAAAATATGGAAACAAAGTAAGTTGGGCAGATTTAATTGTTTTGGCAGGAACGATTGCTTATGAAAATATGGGCTTAAAAACCTTTGGATTTGGTTTTGGTCGTGAAGATATTTGGCATCCAGAAAAAGATACTTATTGGGGAGCAGAAAAAGAATGGTTAGCACCAAGTGATGAACGTTATGCTGATGTAGAAGATCCAACAACAATGGAAAATCCTTTAGCAGCTGTGCAAATGGGGTTAATTTATGTAAATCCAGAAGGAGTTAATGGAAAACCAGATCCTTTAAAAACAGCCGCTCAAGTAAGAGAAACTTTTGCACGTATGGCAATGAATGATGAAGAAACAGTTGCTTTAACTGCTGGTGGACATACCGTTGGTAAAGCACATGGTAATGGTGATGCTAGTGTTTTAGGACCAGATCCAGAAAATGCAAATGTAGAAGAACAAGGTTTTGGTTGGCATAATCCTAATAAATCTGGTAAAGGACGTTATACAGTAACAAGTGGTTTAGAAGGTGCATGGACAACTCACCCAACCAAATGGGATAATGGTTTTTTCGACATGTTATTTAAACATGAATGGGAATCTGTTAAAAGTCCTGCTGGTGCTTGGCAATGGGAACCAGTACAAATTAAAGAAGAAGACAGACCAGTAGATGTAGAAGATGCTAGTATTCATCAAAACCCAATGATGACTGATGCTGATATGGCAATGAAAATGGATCCTATTTACAAGGAAATTTCATTAAAATTCATGAAAGATCAAGACTATTTTTCAGATACTTTTGCACGTGCTTGGTTTAAATTAACACATAGAGATTTAGGACCTAAAGCAAATTATTTTGGTGTAGACGTACCAAAAGAAGATTTAATTTGGCAAGATCCTATACCTACAGGAAATACTGATTATCATATTATTGATGTAAAGGATAAAATTGCTGCATCTGGATTATCAGTTTCAGAAATGGTAACTACTGCTTGGGATAGTGCTCGTACTTATAGAGGTTCTGACAAACGTGGTGGCGCAAACGGAGCTCGTATTCGTTTAGCACCTCAAAAAGATTGGGAAGGAAATGAACCAAAACGTTTGGCAAAAGTAATATCAATATTAGAACCTATTGCTTCTGAATTTGAAATTAGTGTTGCTGATACGATTGTTTTAGCAGGTAATGTTGGTATAGAACAAGCTGCAAAAGATGCAGGTTTTGATATTACTGTTCCTTTTTCAGCAGGACGTGGAGACGCTACTGATGAAATGACAGATGCCGAATCTTTTGAGCCTTTAGAGCCTTTGGCTGATGGATATAGAAACTGGAGTAAAAAAGACTATGTTGTAAGTCCGGAAGAATTAATGTTAGATAGAACACAACTTATGGGCTTAACAGCACCAGAAATGACAGTGCTTGTTGGTGGTATGAGAATGTTAGATACTAATTATAATAATACAAAACACGGTATTCTTACAGACAACGTTGGTCACTTAACAAATGACTTTTTTGTGAATTTGACAGATATGAAATATACTTGGAAACCTGTTGCTGATAATTTATATGAAATTTGTGATCGCAAAACAGGTAAAGTTATTTGGACAGCGACACGTATGGATCTAGTATTTGGTTCTAATTCTATTTTACGTTCTTATGCAGAAGTCTATGCTCAAGATGATAACAAAGAAAAATTTGTTATCGATTTTATAAAAGCTTGGAGTAAAGTAATGAATGCTGATAGATTTGATTTAAAATAA